From uncultured Desulfobacter sp.:
ACGTCGGACGGCGTGATTTCATTGATCTGGTTACGCAGTACCGGTGTGGCAACGCCCCTGACGCAGTAAAATAAAAAGAGAAAAAACAAGCCCCCTATACCACCCCAGAGCCCCATGAGAATGTAGCCGCCTGGGATACCCGCGGCAATAAACAGCATGGTGTTGTTGCGGCCCAGCTTTTCCTCTACCCGCCAGGCCCGCATGGATACGGCACCGGTGGCAAGATTCAGCAAAGGAATAATGATACCGTATATGCCCAAAGGCAGGGCAAGGTAAGCAAAATAGGGCTGAACAAACCAGGCCATGGCCAGGGTTGCTGTTCCCATAAGCGAAGAATAGAGTATAGCACCCCTGAGGGGTCTGTGTTCTATGAGAGAAAAGCGGACAATGCGCAGAATCTGTTTAAAGCTGGTGTGTCCTTTGAGCCGGGACCGTTCCGGTTCCACCAGGGTCAACGATGCAGGTATGGCACAAAAGGCGATAAGCGCCTGGAAAAAAAAGGGGGTTCTCAGGCTGGCCATGGCAATGAGCACCCCTAAAGGGGCGGCCACAGCTTCTGCAAAATTCCCGGCTGAGATCATCCGGCCTTCCACTTTAAGGTATTCCTTGTCTTTTTGGGCAGCCTGGAGGCTGTCATAGAGCAGGGCCGAATCGGATCCGGAGATAAAGCTTTGTCCTGCACCAAGGATGATTTCACAGATAAGAAAGGTCCAAAATCCGGTGGCAACGCAGTAAAGTGCAAAACCGGCAAAGCCCAGAATGCTGCCCAGGATCAGCGTGTTTTTTCTTCCCCATGCATCCCCAAGGTAACCGGAGGGCACCTCCAGCACAACAATGGTGAATGAATAGGCCGCTTTGAGCACGAAAAGCTCCTGGGCGGCCAGTCCGTTTTCCTTGTAAAAAAGGAAAAGGATGGGCATGGTCAGCATCAGCCATTTTGAAAGTTTAATAATATATAGCCGAATGATGTTTTTATCTGCAGCCCGGAACATTGGATTTGTCCTGTTTTTTTAAAAAAGACCGCAACATACCATATTATTTGATAAATCACTATAAAAATTCTCAGCGTTTATTATGTCTTTGTCAGTAAATAAGGGACAGACCACGGATGGTCTGTCCCTTATTTGTGTGAACGATAATATTACGTTTGCCTTCCAAAATTCAAACAGCAATTCTAAATTTGAGTCGGTCCGCCATCTTGCTCTTAATCTTGCTCGTGCTTTTGCTCGAAAATACTTGGAGCAAGAGCAAGAAAAAAACAAGCACGAAAGATAGTGCTTTATTAAATTTAGAATTGCTGAAATTCAAAAATCTGTCTTGACAATTTGGGGGATATATTGTTCAGATGCTGTTAATGTTTGAATGATACCGACATCATCGTTTCTTTTTGAATTAAAAATATGAACTGGAAGACTCAATGAGTCAATATTATACTGTCTCAGAGTTATTTGATGCCTGTGGTGTGTTATTTGGACCTGAAGTCGAGGTTTCCATAGAATTTTTAAAATATCTGCAACCCTCTGGAATTAAGGATGCATACCGCTGCCAGGCATTTGAAATGCATCCGGATCGTGCCGCTGTATTGGGCAAGGATGAAAAATTCTTAAATGAGCGGTTTCAAACCCTCACACAAGCCTATGAACGTTTACTCGCCGCTATAAAAGGGGATGGGCGCGTTTTGATGCAACAATCAAAGCCCCGGCCAGCCAAGCGCCGACCAAGGTATCGGAAATCGCCGGAAAAGCCTGACCCATATTCCGGCAATGATCATTTCTATTCTGATAAGGGAACCGTACCCAACAGGAAACTGTTGATTGGTCAATATCTGTATTATTCAGGATATATATCCTGGAATACACTTATTGAAATTATTGTCCGGCAACGTAGAGATCGTCCGCCGATCGGCCGGATTGCGGTTAATTGGGGCTTAATTGATTCAGACATATTACAGTATATTCTCGCCAATCGTAAATTCAATGAAAAATTTGGTAATTATGCCGTTCGAAATGGATATTTTACACAGGGTAACCTTTTGGCGCTTTTATACAAACAAAAAAAGCTTCAGCGCCCAATCGGCCAATATTTACTGGAATACGGCTTTAGGCCTGACGTATTGGAACAGCTGGTTAAAAAACAGAAAATCCATAACCGGAATACAAAATTTAAATGATCGATTATTTCCGTCCTGTAAAATAGGGGATAGTGTATAAGTAGCCCCGGAAGAAAGGTTCTGGGCTGAACCACGGTGAAAAACCAGGTCAGCCCGTGGCCGTTTCAAAGAAAGGGCCTTTTCACCGATCAGGATGAAAAATCATACCCGCGTTCGCCGTGAAGTGACTGGTCAAGCCCCCTGTATTCACTTTCTTCATCCAGTCTGAAGCCCACGGTTTTTTCTACAATAACGCACAGGATAATGGTTGCGACGCCTGCGAGCAGTATAGTCGCTCCCAATCCTTTGAGCTGTACGAGTAACTGATCAAAAACTGTCCAGGTCCGACCGGCGGCTTCACTGGCTGATGCCATCCAGGAATCCCGGATGAAAAAACTGAGCAGAATGACTCCCAGCGCGCTGCCTACACCGTGGATTCCGAAACAGTCCAGTGTATCATCATACCCCAGCTTTATTTTGACTTGAAGCGCATAAAAACAGACCACGGTAGAAGCCGCTCCCAGGAATAGAGCGCCCAGGGGCTGGACCACTGCGGCTGCCGGGGTGATCACCACTAGGCCGGCCAGGGTGCCGGAGGCAAAACCAAGAGCCGATGCCTTTCGGTAGATAATCCCTTCGATACACAGCCAGACCAGCGCGCCACTGGCTGCGGAAATCTGGGTCATGGTCAGGGCTCTGCACGAGTCCAGCCCACTCTGAAGGGTGGAGCCGGCATTAAAACCAAACCAGCCGACCCACAGCAGCCCGGCACCGATGAGGGTCATGGTCAAGTTATTGGGAGGGGTGGCAATTTTGGGATGTCCCAGTCTGGGTCCCAGATAAAGGGCTGCCACCAGGGCGCTGGTACCGGCCGATACATGAATGACGAGTCCTCCGGCCAGGTCAATCACTCCTGCGGCACCCGCATTGAACAGCCAGCCGTCTGATGCCCATACCCAGTGACACAGTGGTGTGTAAACAATCAGGAACCATAGAGAAATAAACAGGATATATCCCCTTAAATAGATCCGCTCTGCCAGGGCACCGCTGATTAATGCCGGCGTTATGATGGCAAATTTACCTTGGAACATGGCAATGATATATTCCGGGATTCCATCGGTCACGGCTTCATCAATCCCCTTGAGAAAAAAGAAATCACTGTTCCACCCGACAAGTCCGCCCATAATGCTCTCGCCAAAAGTCAATGAATACCCGCAGACCACCCAGAGCACACCGATAACTGCCATGGCCACAAAGGTATGCATCATGGTGCCCAGAACATTTTTTGCCCGTACCAGGCCGCCGTAAAACATGGCCAGGCCTGGCATCATGAGTAGAACAAGGGCCGTTGAAATAAGCATCCAGCTCGTATTCCCGCTGTCAATTACTGTACCGTCTCCAGCGACTGCAGCCAGCGGAGTTCCAAAAATAACAAAAAAGAAAGAAATATGCTGCTTGTTTACCATGATCATGCTCCATTGTTGTTTATTCCAAAAATTTTTAGTAAAAAGCAATAGACATGCCATGTCCTGATAATAATTTATCATTCATTGTAACAAATTATAATAAAAGGAAAAAATTTTTAGAGCTGGGTTATGTCATTCTGTTAGAACCCTTACTATATCGATGTATTCCAAATATGTAGATAAAAACGACAAATAATATTACATAATTGAAATAAACAGATTGATTGTTTTTGCTTATTGTTGTTTATTCCAAAAATTTTAAGTAAAACAACAATAGATACGCCATATTTTGTTGATAATCTATTGTTTGTCGTAACGTATTATAATAAATGGAATTAATTTTCTGAGTTGGTTAGTGTTGATCTGTCGTTAACCCTTCCCAAACGATCTGTTTCAATTATGTAGAAAAAAAAGACGGAAAAGATTACATAATTGAAATAAAAGACAGGTGTTTTCTTTTGAAACTATATAATATCTGACCGAAAACCTGGAAATTTTGTTGAGTACAAGGCGGTCGGAAATTTTAACCACAGGCATATATTGAATATTCCGAGGATTAAAATTTCCGGCCAACGAAGTAATCGGCAAAATTTACGGTTTTCGGTCGGGCACTATATGATGAGGGTGTTGGTCTTCTGGACTATTGACATGAAATTTGGGGGAATTGGGACCATTTTCATGGGATTGCAGCCGATTCATCAATTACCAAGCAGGCCCTTAGAGCCTGCCTAAAAATTAGGAAGAAGTTCTCATGAGATGTCGCTTCGATCCTCTAATTTTTAAACAGGCGCTTAATCTTCTGAAGAAGGGGCTTCAAGTATATCAGGATCAGATTTTTTTTCAATTTCAAGGATGGGCGATTCCGGTCCGGGCAGTCTGCTTAAACTTAACTGATACTCACGGATATGGGTTTCTGCTTCCAAAGCCTTTTTGGCCAGAAGATATCGTAGGTAAAGAAACCAGGCAAAAATTAAAAGAATTGCCATGCCGGCAATGGCAAAAAACCACCCATACCGTTCAATGATTTCAAGACCGGTTTGACCGATAAAGGAAATCAGATTTGGTAGCACCCAAAAAGCAAGCACAACCAGGAATGTGCCCGCACCGATTATAAAAATGTTCATACGGTTAATCTGGGCTAAAAATTCATCCATTTTCCCGGTGGGCTCAGCGTCCGCATTCCCCGTTGCCTGGGGCTCCTCCTGCTTTTTACCCGCAAGCCTTGAGAAGGCTGATATAATAAAGGCAAATAAAAGCGTAAATCCTAAAGGAAGGCCAAGGGCTGTGGCAAACCAGGCCCTGAACGGAAAAGGCTCTGTCCGGGTGACCAGCTTTTTTTCATAATTTTCAAAGGGACCGAAGGTTGCTTCAAAATAATACTTTTTAAACTCGGTCAAATGCTTTCCATCAGTTTCGTAAATGACTGTTCCTGAATCATTCAGAACCTGCAGGGTATGCTTTGTTCCGGATTTTGCAGAAAAAATGAAGAAAATATAAAGTTCCACGAAAATCAGCACCATGGCAACGATAATCATCAGGGGCTTGTTTTGTAAAAATGAATTTTTAATGTTCATAACTTGCCTTGTTTTTGATTGCACTTCTTATCTTTCAAATAAAAGGCCCCCCACTTTTATAAAAAAGTCAGTGTAACCTACACAGACTTTTTAACTTTCGTTGTAGGCTGAACCACACTATAAAAACAGGTTGGCCTGGGGCTGTTTATATTGAGCCTTAATTCAACCGTTAAAATTGTATAGAAATTAACCCGTCTCAGCGACCCTGTCAATTTATTAATCCGGTCGTGATTTGTTCACTGGCAGCATGTGGCTTTTCCTATATCAAACTTTGATTTTGCAACGTGCCGGTCATTTTTTCGTCATTTAATATTCAAGATGAATCAATGGAAGCAAATTGAAATATGTGCTTATTTATGAAACAAAGAAGAGGGGTAAAAAGAAAAGTTATATTGCGGCGTTGTTTTCATGGTCCGTATGAATTAGGTCCTAAAAAACTTGCCCATTTTGCTATATCCTGGAGCGCGGGCGTCCCGCTGTGGGCGGGACGCTCGCGCTCCAGGGTTAAATTATTTCGACTCGTTCATTAGGAATACATTAGGTTACCCATAAGGGCCAATGTTCTGATAAGCTGGTAGACATAGCCCATCTCATTGTCATACCAGGATACCACCCTGACTTCATAAATTTTGGTTCCGCACCGCTGGGCTAGTGTTTGCGTGGAATCAAAAAGAGACCCATAGCTCGTGCCGATTATATCGCTTGACACCAGTTCCTCGTCAGAATATCCAAAGGATTCATTCGCCGCGTTGTGCATGGCTTCATTAATGCCTTCAACAGACACGGTTTCGGTTTCATCCTTTAAGGTTGCGTCAAGAATGGTGATGGAACCCGAAGGAACCGGAACGCGCTGTGCCGAACCGATCAGTTTGCCGTCAAGTTCGGGGATGACAAGACCAATGGCTTTTGCAGCACCGGTTGAATTGGGTACGATGTTGATTGCACCGGCCCTTGCCCGGCGGAAGTCACCTTTGCGGTGCGGGCCGTCAAGGATCATCTGATCGCCTGTGTATGCATGGATTGTTGTCATAAAGCCGGTTCTTAATTCACGATACTCATTCAACGCCTTTGCCATGGGGGCAAGGCAGTTGGTTGTGCATGACGCAGCGGAAACCACAAGTTCATCGCCTTTAAGTATATGATGATTTACACCATAAACAATGGTTGGCAGGTCATTGCCTGCCGGGGCAGAAACAAGAACCCTTTTCGCACCGGCATCAATATGTGCCTGGCTTTTGGCCTTTGAGCAGAAAAATCCGGTGCATTCAAGAACAATATCCACCCCTATGCTGCCCCAGGGAAGATTTTTTGGATCGGCATCTTTGTAAACCGGGATTTTTTTGCCGTCAATAATAAGCGCTTCTCCATCGCACTCAACTGTATGATCTGAATACCGGCCCTGAACACTGTCATACTTGAGAAGATGTGCCAGCATTTTAGGTTCTGTCAAATCGTTAATCGCTACAATTTCAAACCGGTCATCTCCAAAGAGTTTCCGGAAAGAAAGTCTTCCTATTCTTCCAAAACCATTAATAGCAACTTTAAGCATAATACTTCCTTTTTTTGAATATTAGATGCAAAGACAGGAGCGACAGTAACTGAAACAAGTAATGGTAAGCCACAACCTGTCATGAAAAAAGAATTTGTCTTGCTCAGTTGGAAACGTGGATTGTCAAATCCTGAATAATATTAGGCCAACAGGTTGCTTACTGTCAACCAAACCATGAAAAAATAACACTCAATGATCAAGCTTTTGTTAATTTGCCCAACTTCGGCGTTGGGAAAAAAATTTTAAATCCTCAAAATATATTGTATATTCATCCGGTTAAAAATTGTTTCCGCCTTGAATTTGAACAAATTCCCTAAAAAATTTGATGATCGAATAACAGAAATATAAATTTTATCTACGGGTCAACGACCTTCGATGGATTTGCGACCAGTTATAGTCGATACTGAATACCGATACCTCCCTGATACAGGGTTTTGGCGTAGGTGACTTCCGGACGTCCTGTGGAAAGGTCTGCAGCAGTGGCATCTTTGTAAAAATACCCGGAAAACCCCAGGATCAGGGTCAATTTTTCGGTCATTCTGTACCTTGCGCCGACGGCAAAGGCATGGCAGTCAAGAGGCGGACTCATCTGCTCAATGATGCCGAAGTTTTCAGGTTTCATGTCCACGTCAATATAAAGATAACCGGCTGTCAGGGACCAGGCAGCATTGACATCGTATTGAAGGGCCAGGGCCAGATCAAAGGAGTTGCCGTCCACGGCGTAATTTTGGGTATCCCAATCCGCATCCGTTTCAAAGTAAAGGGAAAATGAGGGCTTGAGCGTGAGCTTAGAAAGGATTTTCCACTCAAGACCGAGGGCCAGTACGGCCGGAAGATCTCTGGCATAGCTTTGGCCGTCCTCCCGGCCAAAGGCATCAAGAAGGATCAGCCCGAACGGATTTGATCCGTCTGTTTCAGTGTCCCAGTCCAAATTGACCTGCGATTCATACCGGATACCGATATTGAGCTTGTCCGAAGGGTGGATGTCGATACCGATCACTCCGCCGAAACCGTCCGCTTCCTGATCGTATTTGGCCAGGATATAATCGCCTTTGTAGGTTCCGTGGAGATCCACTTCCTTGTCGGTTCTCACGTACCTGACCCCGGCGGCAACGGAGACCATAGGGTGAAGAGCGTACGAGACGCCTGTGGTAAAGGTGTAATCATAGCTTTTAGCGTAGGCATAGGGTTGGGAAAGCGTCCCGCCAGGCTCAATGGCTGGGTTGAACGCACCGGCTGACATTAGATTTTCAACGGTTTTGGTAATGATGTTGCCGTTTTCGTATTCGGTCTCTCCGCCGCCGCCATTAATGGTAAAAGACCCCCATAAGGCCCACTTTTCACGTTTGTGGACCCCGAAGGCCATGGGGGCGATCAGTTTGGTATTGGCGGTTTGGGTTACCCCGTTGAATTCATGGTCATAATCAAAGATAAAGGGCAAAATATCGACTTCCAGGTATGTCCCGTTTTTAAGGTGCATCAAGCCGGCAGGGTTGTACGCCGCGGCATCCGCACCGTCTGTTGCGGCATTGCGGCTGAGGCTGCCCGCATATGCCGATGAAAAGTTCTGCTTGTTGTCAATACCACCGCCGGACGCAGGAACGGCCGTTCCCAAAATCAATACGATCAAAAACCATTTTTTCACCATTTCTTTCTTTCCACCTTCCTGTAGTCAATTGATTTCAACGCTTATTCAACGGCCGTTTGCCTAGTTTTATATCCCTGTACCTGAAAACCAGTTTTTAAAAATTCGGACATGCATACGTTTTGTTTGAACGCGTGTCAACTGGAAAGATTTGAAATTGAGATTCGTTTGTATCCGGGTTCCAATCTTCAAATTATTTTACACTGATTTTTTTACAGGCTTAGTTATGTTGATAGGTAATTTATTTTGGCTCTTGTCGCGTTTTGGGGTCTTATTTTTATGGCTGTTCATAATAATTTGAAATTATTGACAATACGCATAGTGACGCAGATCGTAAGCCCTTGTTGTATTTGATATAAATTCAGAATGTTGGAGTAAATACGCTTTAAAAGACCCTGAAACGCGACATGAGCCTTAGACCAAATTGATTCTACCTGAAAATCAATATTGAAACTTATTTTGTATGCCCCTGGAATGCAAGGCACAGCAGTTCTAAATTTGAGTCGGTACACCCTCTTGCTCTTAATCTTGCTCTTGCTCGAAATAATACTTTGAGCAAGAGCAAAAAAAAGCACGCATGCAATTACCCTGCTCAATACGGGTCTATTCATACACCGTATGTCGCCGGGGATCAAAGGCTTCCCTGATGCCCTCACCGATAAAGGTGACGGTCATCAACGTCACCACAAGGGCTGAAACAACAGCAGCGGAAATCCACCAGGCTTCCATGTTCTGCCAGCCCTGGGATAAAAGTTCTCCCCAGGAGGGGGTGGGTGCAGGCAGGCCGAACCCGAGGTAGTCCAGGGAGGTTAAAGCCACAATGCCGCCGGAAATGGCAAAGGGCGCATAGGTAACGATCACGGAAATGGTGTTGGGAATAATGTGCCTGAAAATGATCCGAAAGTGTGAAGCGCCCAAGGACCGGACCGCAAGAATATATTCGCGTTCCTTTTCCCGGTAGGTCATGGTGCGCATCACCCAGGTAATGGAAATCCAGCCGAAAAAGGCCATGATCAGAATCAGGATCATGAAGCTTGGCACCACAATGGAAGAAACAATAATAATTACATACAGAAACGGGATATTGCTCCAGATCTCAATGACCCGTTGAAAGAACAGGTCAAATTTTCCTCCGAAATAGCCCATGGCACAGCCCAGGGATATGCCCACAGTATAATTAAAAAACAGTAACCCCAGAGAAAAAAGAATGGCCGTACGAAATCCGTACACAAGACGGGCCAGCACATCCCGGCCAACATTGTCCGTGCCCAGGAAATGCCGATTGGAAAAGGAAGGCGGAAACGGCGGGTATTCATTGAGGCGCAGGTCGTTTTCATAGGGGTTATACGGTACCGGCGGCATAATCACAAAGCCTGCCCCCTCTTCCCTGTCCATTTCCTGTTTCAGTTCCCGGTAATTGGTCTCATAGGAATAATCCAGGCCAAAGGTTTTGCCCGGGATCATATTTGCGTAGGTGGGGAAATAAAACGCTCCCTGGTAATAGACCACAAGTGCTCGGGAATTAATAAACACCTCGGCAAAAAAGGAGATAAACATCAAAATCAGAATGATCACAAGGGACCAGAAGCCTCTTTTGACACTACGAAAGCGCCTGAATTGCTCCTTTGCCACCGGATTTAATACCGCCATGCAGCACTCCCTATTTAAATCGAACCCGTGGATCTACTATGGCTACACACACATCAGACAAAATATTTCCCACCATGAACAGCAGGGATGAAATTACAAGTATCCCCATCACCACCGGGTAATCCCGGTCCAAAATGGATTCATATCCTAAAAGGCCCATACCATCGATATTAAAGACCTTCTCAATAAGAAATGATCCCATCAGAAGAATGGAAATATTGTTGCCGAAACTGGTGGCAATGGGGATCAGGCTGTTACGAAGGGCATGGCGGAAGATGGCCTGTTTAAAGCTTAAGCCCTTGGCAATGGCCGTGCGCACATAATCGGCAGCCAGGTTGTCCATGAGCGTATTTTTCATCAAAAGGGTCATCACGGTAAAGGAGCCGATCACATAAGAAAGAAGCGGCAGCACGGTATGCCATGCCACATCCCTTATTTTTTCCCAAAGCGTCATATCGGTAAAATAATCGGATGCAAGTCCGCCCAACGGGACCAAATCCATACGGGAAGCAAAGATCACCAGCATGATAACACCGGCCACCCAGCCCGGGATGGCGTAGCCTGTAAAAATAACCGCGGAAGTTATATTATCAAACCCGCTGTTGTGGCGTACCGCCTTGGCCATGCCCAGGGGAATACAGACGCCGTAGATGACGACCAGGCTCAATACCCCGAAATAAAGGGATATGGGAATGCGCTCTTTAACCATGTCCCACACCGGGTCCTGGTAGCGGGTGGACCGGCCCAAATCCCCCTTGAGCACCTTGAGAAGCCAAATACCATAGCTTTGAAGCACAGGTTTATCAAATCCGTAATAGGCTTCAAGTTTTTTGATCTGGTCGTCGGACAAAGGCTGACCCTGGCCAGCCTGGGCTCTGGAACCGCCGCCCTGGTCGCCCATCTGCATGGCCCTGGTTTCGGCAATGATGCGCTCAATGGGGCCACCCGGGACAAAGCGGGTGATGGTAAACACCATGATGGTGATGCCGATGAAGGTGGGGATCACTAAAAGTAGCCGTCTGATAAAATACGCTGTCACAGGATGAAAACGCCCTCCCCTATTGGAACGCCTGTGCCGTATGGCAGAAATGATATGGCCTGGAACACAGGAAGGAATTTAGATTCTGTGTTCCAGGAGTTATTTAAGGCGTTTACAGCTTAATTGGATACGGTTTCAAAAACAGATTCCAGGGCCTTGTCCAGAAACTCAGGCTTGGTGCCGCCGGCCTGGGCCATTTCCGGCCGACCGCCACCACCGCCACCCACGATACCGGCAGCGATTTTAACAATATTGCCGGCCTTAAAAGTCTTGGTCAGATCGTCGGTAACCATGGAAATAAGCAATGCTTTGCCGTTGGATTCGGCACCCAGCAACAGCACGCCCGAGCCTAGTCTATTCTTGAATTTATCTGCCAGGTCCCGGAGTTGGGATGGATTTTCAATTTCCACCCGCTTGGACAGCACTGTAACCCCATTGATCTGCCTGATATTGTCATCAATGTCGTCAACAGATTTGGACGCAATTTTGGCCTTAATTGCAGATAGCTCTTTCTCCACAGCCTTTTTCTCTGCCACAAATGCTTCAATCCGGTCCACCACATCATCTTTATTACTTTTCAGAAGGTCAGCCACTTTTTCCAGGGCAGACTGATCTGCATGAACCGTTTCAAGGGCGGCAAGTCCTGTCACGGCTTCAATACGGCGCACCCCCGAGGCAATCCCCCCCTCGGAAAGGATACGGAACAACCCGATGTCGCCGGTGGCACGGGTATGGGTACCGCCGCACAGTTCCTGGGAAAAAGCCCCCTGGGAAACCACCCGGACCACATCCCCGTATTTTTCCTCAAACAGAGCCGTGGCACCGGAGCGGACTGCTTCTTCCATGTCCATCTCCTTTGTGACGACCGCATGGTTCTCAATGATATGGGTATTGACCTGTGTTTCAATGGCAGCAAGCTCTTCGGGCGTAACCGCGCTGAAATGGGTAAAGTCAAATCGCAGCCTGTCCGGGGTAACCAGCGAGCCTGACTGCTTGACATGGTCGCCTAAAACCTTGCGAAGCGCAGCATGCAGGATATGGGTGGCCGAATGGTTTGCCGCCGTGGCCCGGCGAAGCGCTGCATCCACCTTAAGGGTAAATGTATCGCCTTTTTTGCAGCTACCCTTGATGACTTTTCCCTTGTGTATAAAAAGACCGGAAGGATCCTTGACCGTATCTGTAATCTCAATAACGCAGGCATTATTTTCAAACAAACCACTGTCTCCGGCCTGCCCCCCGGATTCAGCATAAAATACGGTTTCCGAGGTAACGACCTCAATTTCGTCACCCGTACCGGCCGTATCAACTTCAGCATCATCCTTAACCACGATGAGCAGATCACTTTGCATTTCAACGGCATCATAGCCTTTGAATACGGTTTTCACACCCGCCGAGGTCAAGGGTTTATAGGCATCTCCCACACCGGCAAATTTCTTTTTGGACTTGGATCTGGCTTTCTGTTCAGCCATGGCCGCATCAAACCCGTCCAGATCCAGGGTAATATCCATCTCCTTGACATGATCCTGGATAATGTCCACAGGGAATCCAAAGGTATCGTAAAGCTTGAAGATTACCCCACCCGGAATGACATTCTCTTGTCGTTCTTTAAGGTCCTCAATCGTTGCCTCCAAAAGCTTCATGCCGTGTTCAAGGGTTTCAAGGAACTTTTCCTCTTCGTTTTTCACCACGTTAAGGATAAAAGCGGCAGATTCTTTAAGCTCCGGATAGGCTTCATCCATAATGGAGAACACCGTTTGAACGGTTTGGTCTAAAAAGGGTTTGGTCAGCCCAATGCTCCGGCCGTAGCGGATGGCCCGCCGCATGATCCGACGAAGCACATATCCACGTCCCTCATTGGACGGCAGCACCCCGTCACAGATCAAAAAGGCCGATGATCTTGAATGGTCGGCAATGACCTTCATAGCCACTTCCACTTCCTTGGATTCACCCCGTTTTTTGCCGGATAGTTCCTCGACTCGTTCCATAATAGGAACAAAAAGGTCGGTATCAAAGTTAGTGGGTACGTCTTGGAGTACGGAAATAATTCGTTCAAGGCCCATGCCGGTGTCAATACTGGGTTTGGGCAAAGGCGCCATGGTGCCGTCTTCACTCCTTTCAAACTGCATGAACACCAGGTTCCACAACTCCAGCCATCGGTCGCAATCACAACCCACGGCGCAGTTGG
This genomic window contains:
- a CDS encoding outer membrane protein transport protein, translating into MVKKWFLIVLILGTAVPASGGGIDNKQNFSSAYAGSLSRNAATDGADAAAYNPAGLMHLKNGTYLEVDILPFIFDYDHEFNGVTQTANTKLIAPMAFGVHKREKWALWGSFTINGGGGETEYENGNIITKTVENLMSAGAFNPAIEPGGTLSQPYAYAKSYDYTFTTGVSYALHPMVSVAAGVRYVRTDKEVDLHGTYKGDYILAKYDQEADGFGGVIGIDIHPSDKLNIGIRYESQVNLDWDTETDGSNPFGLILLDAFGREDGQSYARDLPAVLALGLEWKILSKLTLKPSFSLYFETDADWDTQNYAVDGNSFDLALALQYDVNAAWSLTAGYLYIDVDMKPENFGIIEQMSPPLDCHAFAVGARYRMTEKLTLILGFSGYFYKDATAADLSTGRPEVTYAKTLYQGGIGIQYRL
- a CDS encoding ABC transporter permease subunit, producing MTAYFIRRLLLVIPTFIGITIMVFTITRFVPGGPIERIIAETRAMQMGDQGGGSRAQAGQGQPLSDDQIKKLEAYYGFDKPVLQSYGIWLLKVLKGDLGRSTRYQDPVWDMVKERIPISLYFGVLSLVVIYGVCIPLGMAKAVRHNSGFDNITSAVIFTGYAIPGWVAGVIMLVIFASRMDLVPLGGLASDYFTDMTLWEKIRDVAWHTVLPLLSYVIGSFTVMTLLMKNTLMDNLAADYVRTAIAKGLSFKQAIFRHALRNSLIPIATSFGNNISILLMGSFLIEKVFNIDGMGLLGYESILDRDYPVVMGILVISSLLFMVGNILSDVCVAIVDPRVRFK
- a CDS encoding ammonium transporter; the protein is MVNKQHISFFFVIFGTPLAAVAGDGTVIDSGNTSWMLISTALVLLMMPGLAMFYGGLVRAKNVLGTMMHTFVAMAVIGVLWVVCGYSLTFGESIMGGLVGWNSDFFFLKGIDEAVTDGIPEYIIAMFQGKFAIITPALISGALAERIYLRGYILFISLWFLIVYTPLCHWVWASDGWLFNAGAAGVIDLAGGLVIHVSAGTSALVAALYLGPRLGHPKIATPPNNLTMTLIGAGLLWVGWFGFNAGSTLQSGLDSCRALTMTQISAASGALVWLCIEGIIYRKASALGFASGTLAGLVVITPAAAVVQPLGALFLGAASTVVCFYALQVKIKLGYDDTLDCFGIHGVGSALGVILLSFFIRDSWMASASEAAGRTWTVFDQLLVQLKGLGATILLAGVATIILCVIVEKTVGFRLDEESEYRGLDQSLHGERGYDFSS
- a CDS encoding MFS transporter, encoding MFRAADKNIIRLYIIKLSKWLMLTMPILFLFYKENGLAAQELFVLKAAYSFTIVVLEVPSGYLGDAWGRKNTLILGSILGFAGFALYCVATGFWTFLICEIILGAGQSFISGSDSALLYDSLQAAQKDKEYLKVEGRMISAGNFAEAVAAPLGVLIAMASLRTPFFFQALIAFCAIPASLTLVEPERSRLKGHTSFKQILRIVRFSLIEHRPLRGAILYSSLMGTATLAMAWFVQPYFAYLALPLGIYGIIIPLLNLATGAVSMRAWRVEEKLGRNNTMLFIAAGIPGGYILMGLWGGIGGLFFLFLFYCVRGVATPVLRNQINEITPSDVRATVLSVRSMIIRLAFAVLGPVLGWQADRAGVPSALLAGGLFFLVGGIGSARLVMEKNKKSDRQVSRI
- a CDS encoding ABC transporter permease subunit; this translates as MAVLNPVAKEQFRRFRSVKRGFWSLVIILILMFISFFAEVFINSRALVVYYQGAFYFPTYANMIPGKTFGLDYSYETNYRELKQEMDREEGAGFVIMPPVPYNPYENDLRLNEYPPFPPSFSNRHFLGTDNVGRDVLARLVYGFRTAILFSLGLLFFNYTVGISLGCAMGYFGGKFDLFFQRVIEIWSNIPFLYVIIIVSSIVVPSFMILILIMAFFGWISITWVMRTMTYREKEREYILAVRSLGASHFRIIFRHIIPNTISVIVTYAPFAISGGIVALTSLDYLGFGLPAPTPSWGELLSQGWQNMEAWWISAAVVSALVVTLMTVTFIGEGIREAFDPRRHTVYE
- the gap gene encoding type I glyceraldehyde-3-phosphate dehydrogenase, with amino-acid sequence MMLKVAINGFGRIGRLSFRKLFGDDRFEIVAINDLTEPKMLAHLLKYDSVQGRYSDHTVECDGEALIIDGKKIPVYKDADPKNLPWGSIGVDIVLECTGFFCSKAKSQAHIDAGAKRVLVSAPAGNDLPTIVYGVNHHILKGDELVVSAASCTTNCLAPMAKALNEYRELRTGFMTTIHAYTGDQMILDGPHRKGDFRRARAGAINIVPNSTGAAKAIGLVIPELDGKLIGSAQRVPVPSGSITILDATLKDETETVSVEGINEAMHNAANESFGYSDEELVSSDIIGTSYGSLFDSTQTLAQRCGTKIYEVRVVSWYDNEMGYVYQLIRTLALMGNLMYS